One segment of Tenrec ecaudatus isolate mTenEca1 chromosome 1, mTenEca1.hap1, whole genome shotgun sequence DNA contains the following:
- the LOC142440856 gene encoding bifunctional peptidase and (3S)-lysyl hydroxylase JMJD7-like: MPLHFYRDWVCPSRPCIVRNALQKWSLPYLRATVGATEVSVAVTPDGYADSVRGDHFVMPAERLLPLEDARGEPYNPATYRLTEAGTFEVVDEEAMEKVSILALGLREGRAHPSPRSKGAPKSWEGGPFLHLSQYPQYRGAQALRCTMQAGEMLYLPAMWVHHVQQSQGCIAVNFWYDMEYDLKYSYFQLLDTLTKASDLD; this comes from the exons ATGCCACTGCACTTCTACCGGGACTGGGTCTGCCCCAGCAGGCCCTGCATCGTGCGCAATGCCCTGCAGAAGTGGTCACTCCCCTATCTGAG GGCCACGGTGGGCGCCACGGAGGTGAGCGTAGCGGTGACCCCAGATGGCTATGCTGATTCCGTGCGCGGAGACCACTTCGTGATGCCAGCCGAGCGcctgctgcccct ggaagaTGCCAGAGGCG AGCCGTACAACCCAGCAACCTACCGACTCACTGAGGCGGGCACCTTTGAGGTGGTGGATGAAGAGGCCATGGAGAAGGTGTCCATCTTGGCCCTGGGCCTCAGGGAGGGGCGAGCTCATCCATCTCCGAGGAGCAAGGGGGCCCCAAAGTCCTGGGAAGGTGGCCCCTTCCTCC ATCTGTCCCAGTACCCACAGTACCGTGGGGCCCAGGCCCTCCGCTGCACCATGCAGGCCGGCGAGATGCTCTACCTGCCGGCCATGTGGGTCCACCACGTGCAGcagtcccagggctgcattgctg TGAACTTCTGGTACGACATGGAGTATGACCTCAAGTATAGTTACTTCCAACTGCTCGACACCCTCACCAAGGCCTCAGACCTGGACTAG